A single region of the Chitinophaga niabensis genome encodes:
- the odhB gene encoding 2-oxoglutarate dehydrogenase complex dihydrolipoyllysine-residue succinyltransferase, producing the protein MIIEIKVPTVGESISEVTLAKWLKKDGDVVKQDEVLCEMESEKATFELNAEKAGVLKIIAKEGDTLQIGAVACTIDTDGAAATTAAPAAAAPAPAATEAPAPAAAPAAPAVNKGTIDIKVPTIGESISEVTLLKWLKQTGDYVERDEVLCELESEKATFELNAEEAGVLKTIAKDGDTLNIGDVACQIDTSAPRPAGKAQPAQQQAAAAAPKAQAPAAAPLPNDVKATPVAAAVIADKKVDPASIKGSGAHGKILKDDVMAALENPGVPVGHELFSRVERREKMSNLRKVVSRRLVEAKNTTAMLTTFNEVDMTNIMAIRSKYKEAFKTSHGVNLGFMSFFTKAVCFALQEFPAVNAYIDGEELVYHDFCDISIAVSAPKGLVVPVIRNAESMGMADIEKKVVELATKARDNKLSMEEMTGGTFTITNGGVFGSLMSTPIINIPQSAILGMHKIQDRPMAVNGQVVILPMMYVALSYDHRIIDGKESVSFLVRVKEMLENPEQLLFGRDPVKALLKL; encoded by the coding sequence ATGATAATCGAAATTAAAGTTCCCACGGTAGGAGAATCAATCAGCGAAGTAACACTTGCAAAATGGCTCAAAAAAGACGGAGACGTTGTGAAGCAGGATGAGGTATTATGCGAAATGGAATCAGAAAAGGCCACCTTTGAGCTGAATGCAGAGAAGGCAGGTGTGCTGAAGATCATTGCAAAGGAAGGAGATACCCTGCAAATAGGAGCGGTAGCCTGCACTATTGATACAGACGGCGCAGCTGCCACAACTGCTGCACCTGCGGCAGCAGCTCCTGCACCAGCAGCTACTGAAGCTCCGGCTCCGGCAGCAGCACCTGCAGCTCCCGCTGTGAACAAAGGTACCATCGATATCAAGGTTCCCACCATCGGAGAATCCATCAGTGAAGTGACCCTCCTGAAATGGCTGAAACAAACCGGCGATTACGTAGAGCGTGATGAAGTACTGTGCGAACTGGAATCTGAGAAAGCTACTTTTGAACTGAATGCAGAAGAAGCCGGCGTACTCAAAACAATAGCGAAAGACGGCGATACTTTAAATATAGGAGACGTGGCCTGCCAGATAGATACCTCTGCTCCACGCCCTGCCGGTAAAGCACAACCTGCTCAACAACAGGCTGCCGCTGCTGCACCTAAAGCTCAGGCACCTGCTGCTGCCCCACTCCCTAACGATGTTAAAGCAACCCCGGTTGCTGCTGCAGTGATTGCAGATAAAAAAGTAGATCCTGCTTCTATTAAAGGAAGCGGCGCCCATGGCAAGATCCTGAAAGATGATGTAATGGCTGCCCTGGAAAATCCGGGTGTACCTGTTGGTCATGAACTGTTCAGCCGTGTGGAACGCAGGGAGAAAATGAGCAACCTGCGGAAAGTAGTATCCCGCAGACTGGTGGAAGCCAAGAATACAACAGCCATGCTTACCACGTTCAACGAGGTGGATATGACTAACATCATGGCTATCCGCAGCAAATACAAAGAAGCATTCAAAACATCACATGGTGTGAACCTGGGTTTCATGAGCTTCTTTACAAAAGCGGTTTGTTTTGCATTGCAGGAATTCCCTGCCGTAAATGCATACATAGATGGAGAAGAACTGGTGTACCACGATTTCTGTGATATCTCTATCGCCGTATCTGCTCCTAAAGGGCTTGTAGTACCTGTTATCCGTAACGCGGAAAGCATGGGTATGGCAGACATTGAAAAGAAAGTAGTGGAACTGGCTACCAAAGCAAGAGATAACAAACTCTCCATGGAAGAGATGACCGGTGGTACTTTCACCATCACCAATGGTGGCGTGTTCGGTTCACTCATGAGCACCCCGATCATTAATATCCCGCAATCAGCCATCCTGGGCATGCACAAGATCCAGGACCGCCCGATGGCAGTGAATGGACAGGTGGTGATCCTTCCCATGATGTATGTGGCGCTCAGCTATGATCACCGTATCATTGACGGTAAAGAGTCTGTAAGTTTCCTCGTAAGAGTGAAGGAAATGCTGGAAAACCCTGAGCAGCTGCTGTTCGGAAGGGATCCGGTGAAGGCTTTGCTGAAACTCTAG
- a CDS encoding DUF5007 domain-containing protein, with amino-acid sequence MNKYKTLRNCLILGAFGLGLITACKKVPIGYISDQIRYVSDTFRIPRGTNYKSDPQGFELDGSNYPISVKLLEVRDLATGKPTNLFNEPHEVYIWNALFNVNTDTTVALLNKKRSKQTLPSLEVVEKSGQLILNEGSLEIPAGNYAFDLQVTNGSGTKTFKSISVLQMIDQPFEDKGTGCAYFIDGTNTSGDIAVPTMSYKKVSNDGYQVRLKVVDKNGSPFNPKLAELQKRGDRPLFETYAKFNPVEYTDTTMVCNYELTPFPILEYPGYGYLMYYRIPSNKVIIDAGVTPNVPGQTYNVNPRWAFRLLVKGTYEVTVRLPKVTRKP; translated from the coding sequence ATGAACAAGTATAAAACTCTTCGAAACTGCCTCATCCTGGGCGCTTTTGGCCTTGGTTTGATCACAGCCTGCAAAAAAGTACCTATCGGTTATATCAGTGATCAGATCCGTTACGTGAGCGATACTTTTCGCATACCAAGAGGGACCAATTATAAAAGCGACCCACAGGGCTTTGAGCTGGATGGCTCCAACTACCCCATCAGTGTAAAATTGCTGGAAGTGCGGGACCTTGCTACCGGCAAACCCACCAACCTCTTCAACGAACCACACGAGGTGTATATCTGGAATGCTTTGTTCAATGTAAATACAGATACTACGGTGGCATTGCTGAATAAGAAAAGGAGCAAACAAACCCTGCCCTCCCTGGAAGTGGTGGAAAAATCCGGTCAGCTGATCCTCAATGAAGGTTCTCTGGAGATCCCTGCCGGCAACTACGCTTTCGATCTGCAGGTAACCAATGGAAGTGGTACTAAAACCTTCAAGAGCATTTCAGTGCTGCAGATGATAGACCAGCCTTTTGAAGATAAAGGAACCGGTTGTGCTTACTTTATAGATGGCACCAACACCAGTGGTGATATTGCAGTGCCGACTATGAGCTACAAAAAAGTATCCAACGATGGTTACCAGGTGCGCCTGAAAGTAGTGGATAAGAATGGTTCACCATTCAATCCTAAACTGGCAGAGTTACAAAAACGCGGGGACAGGCCTTTATTTGAAACGTATGCTAAGTTTAACCCGGTGGAATATACAGATACAACCATGGTGTGTAACTATGAACTGACCCCTTTCCCCATCCTGGAATATCCGGGTTATGGTTACCTGATGTATTACCGTATACCGAGCAACAAAGTTATCATTGATGCGGGCGTAACACCAAACGTTCCCGGTCAGACCTACAACGTGAATCCCCGTTGGGCATTCCGCCTGCTGGTGAAAGGAACATATGAAGTCACCGTAAGATTACCCAAGGTGACCAGAAAACCTTAG
- a CDS encoding fasciclin domain-containing protein, producing MKLSIKWLTAFLLLAAFASCKKNDYFIGGSLHNPNFNGTTYDYLKTNPLFDTLVLLIDKTGLKDEINAAGTTFFAPTDYSIKNYVKDVVQERKRLEANDENLIFDFKDLDFAKLKDSVRAYIFGEKIERAGLNATGKYYSAKDAEQRHISLRDDPSGGYSSGGLTNIPRYIYFTKVIGALDPLDNSAVPSEEKDARIVAQTSGIITTNGVLHVLANGHIFTFATAPK from the coding sequence ATGAAACTTTCCATAAAATGGCTGACAGCCTTTCTGCTCCTGGCCGCTTTTGCATCCTGCAAAAAGAACGATTACTTTATAGGCGGCAGCTTGCATAATCCTAATTTCAACGGTACTACGTATGATTACCTGAAGACCAATCCGCTCTTCGATACGCTGGTGCTGCTGATAGATAAAACAGGGTTGAAAGATGAAATAAATGCTGCGGGCACCACTTTCTTTGCGCCCACAGATTACTCCATCAAAAATTACGTGAAGGATGTAGTACAGGAACGCAAACGCCTGGAAGCAAATGATGAGAACCTCATCTTTGATTTCAAAGACCTCGATTTTGCGAAGCTGAAAGATTCCGTACGTGCTTACATCTTTGGTGAAAAGATAGAAAGGGCAGGCCTTAATGCAACCGGTAAATACTACAGCGCAAAAGATGCAGAACAACGCCACATCTCCCTCCGCGACGATCCAAGCGGTGGTTATTCTTCAGGCGGGCTCACCAATATTCCCAGGTACATCTATTTCACCAAAGTTATTGGCGCCCTGGACCCGCTGGATAATTCAGCTGTTCCTTCGGAAGAAAAAGATGCGCGCATTGTAGCACAAACCTCCGGCATTATCACAACGAATGGCGTACTGCATGTACTGGCTAACGGGCATATTTTCACATTTGCAACTGCACCTAAATAA
- a CDS encoding RagB/SusD family nutrient uptake outer membrane protein → MKRLKYILPALMTTWFLIAGSSCKKILELESKNVPSSNKFWKTDKDALAGLLGGYSMLRDALTDENRYYVYGDVPANTFEITYNSDYSIHQLRDGSFDGVYYGYLENLQNWTKFYKAIAQANLLIKKIPDIPENTFKSGHKEYYLGESYFLRAFNYFYISRVWGDVPLVLDAVEDVAEAKNYGREKQDVVLKQALADLDKAVEMLPQSPISSSDRGIRATKASALALKAHIYAWMKDYPKCEEATRDLVANPSTYGLTFITDSAAYSKMAIGKSTEAIFEINISYEQSEASWNGIGEKTLWAPFLATREPNNKDGVPWRVHPGTKNTLFWEANDLREKIWLYEDVRLDMTMLKKYSNVIYRDGDLQRDPRYSNNILIFRLSDIILLRAEALYKLNREPEARILLNKTRNRAGIGDLDPGLVGIDFFYEVIWERGRELFAEGHFYWDLLRTDIGTEYFNSLFKDAMHAGSPSYGRNYWPIPRVLFKDNLLMKQTPYWNGRL, encoded by the coding sequence ATGAAACGACTTAAATATATACTTCCTGCACTGATGACCACCTGGTTCTTAATAGCAGGCAGTTCCTGTAAAAAAATACTGGAGCTGGAAAGCAAAAACGTGCCCTCCAGCAACAAGTTCTGGAAAACGGATAAAGATGCATTAGCCGGCCTGCTGGGTGGTTACTCCATGCTGCGCGATGCATTAACGGATGAGAACAGGTATTATGTATATGGCGATGTGCCTGCCAATACTTTTGAGATCACTTATAACTCTGATTATTCCATTCACCAGCTCCGCGATGGTTCCTTTGATGGTGTGTATTATGGTTACCTTGAAAATCTGCAGAACTGGACCAAGTTCTATAAAGCCATTGCGCAAGCCAACCTCCTGATCAAAAAGATCCCGGACATTCCGGAGAATACTTTCAAATCCGGTCATAAGGAATATTATCTCGGAGAATCCTATTTCCTGCGCGCTTTCAATTACTTCTATATTTCCCGCGTATGGGGAGATGTGCCTTTAGTATTGGATGCAGTGGAAGACGTTGCCGAAGCTAAGAACTATGGCCGTGAGAAACAGGATGTGGTACTGAAACAGGCATTGGCTGACCTGGATAAAGCAGTAGAAATGCTGCCCCAATCCCCCATCAGTTCAAGCGATCGTGGCATAAGGGCTACCAAGGCCAGTGCACTGGCATTAAAAGCACATATCTATGCATGGATGAAAGATTATCCTAAATGTGAAGAAGCCACCCGCGACCTGGTAGCGAATCCCAGTACATATGGTCTTACATTCATCACAGATTCTGCCGCTTATTCCAAAATGGCGATCGGTAAATCCACAGAAGCCATTTTTGAGATCAACATCAGCTATGAACAAAGTGAGGCTTCCTGGAACGGCATAGGTGAGAAAACTTTATGGGCCCCCTTCCTCGCAACACGCGAACCTAACAACAAGGATGGCGTACCCTGGAGAGTACATCCCGGTACAAAGAACACCCTTTTCTGGGAAGCAAATGACCTGCGTGAAAAGATCTGGCTGTATGAAGATGTAAGGCTCGATATGACCATGCTGAAGAAATATTCCAACGTGATCTACAGGGATGGCGATCTGCAAAGGGATCCCCGCTATTCCAACAATATCCTCATCTTCCGTTTGTCTGACATTATCCTGCTCAGAGCAGAAGCCCTCTACAAACTGAACAGGGAACCTGAAGCCAGGATACTGCTGAATAAAACCCGCAACCGCGCAGGCATCGGCGACCTGGACCCCGGATTGGTTGGCATTGATTTCTTTTATGAGGTGATCTGGGAAAGAGGCCGTGAATTATTTGCAGAAGGCCATTTTTACTGGGACCTGTTACGCACCGATATTGGTACAGAATACTTCAACAGCCTCTTCAAGGATGCGATGCATGCAGGCAGCCCCTCATACGGACGTAACTACTGGCCCATTCCCCGCGTATTGTTTAAAGACAATCTGCTGATGAAACAAACACCTTACTGGAATGGCAGGCTCTAA
- a CDS encoding SusC/RagA family TonB-linked outer membrane protein, whose protein sequence is MFKRTLQLMFLILLCLHGFAQEQKVTGTVKDKTGAPLPGVTITDKDLKTSGTVTDVNGNFSLTVKGNSKIIVFSFIGYDNQEVSVAGRSTVNVVLEINSKMLGDVVVIGYQEVSRRKNTAAIATVKGDAIANLPAPSVDMMLQGRVSGVNVQNFSGEPGIRNSVVIRGNSSVLRGYDEARALSAPLYVIDGIPTSVTEFGGIDGSGTGTNAIAGINPNDIESIDILKDASAAAIYGSRGSNGIIIIKTRKAKTGKPEFNFSTYVGITQRPKLIEVVGGAEERRMKMDVLNLYNGFADNQTLPMMLTDSLNPDFNNATDWQSYFYQTGMINNYDLSMAGATDAINYRLSLGHYKEDGVIKNTGFKRYSILASINAKVTPWLNSSSRFRVTRTDRPRAINERTGSFFAFDTYSLPSSFFALTESSREYLLGNKNRQDKNINNNLQFSNAFNVDLAKGLLFNTTVNYENRSSNRDYFQPSVVRNNGYGYASSYSDKVEIASLFSTLEYSTKFGNHHLNLIGGTNMEYTKWNWNFGSADLIPNDNAWAVNVANKQFSSTSSATEETGMQSIFLRLNYDFKDRYLLSAVINRDASSKFGKDNRWGTFPSISLGWIISDEPGLENSLGFMNFLKLRGSWGITGNQPERNYLGYNNYTVNQAGFADNRDVTSYNGTSVITPNYYSGIAQKDLSWEESRQGNLGLEAGFFKDRIRLIVDVYKRELTKGFFDFLLPNASGYTLAQTNAIGLRNSGVEVTLNTRNLNPKSALQWNTDITFSYNQNVITALPNGGRSIIFNYNTGVYGSDYLLSVGLPVNQFYVFQFKGIYSRPEDVPYNLLTGQPMKNFVGWDYHAGDPILVDQDGNFDLKEPMDQIIGGDPNPKFYGGILNNLTYKGFSLGVFLSYTLGRDIMNSYENRRLEYLFEATGDNGERNLASRAIMDINKLNFWKKPGDIATLPTFSLVEGTRSPYRFFDKTTMYIEKGDYLRIKYITAGYSFNQQVLNKLKIKRLRLYGVVDNLYTFQKSTIPDAEGVNAYGIYTGDGYPIPKKFTIGLDFGF, encoded by the coding sequence ATGTTTAAAAGAACGCTCCAGCTGATGTTCCTGATCCTGCTTTGCCTGCATGGATTTGCACAGGAACAGAAGGTGACTGGTACCGTGAAGGACAAGACCGGCGCTCCTTTACCCGGTGTAACAATTACAGACAAGGACCTGAAGACCAGCGGCACAGTTACCGATGTCAACGGTAATTTCTCTCTCACTGTAAAAGGCAATTCCAAGATCATCGTATTCTCTTTTATTGGTTATGATAACCAGGAAGTAAGTGTTGCCGGCAGATCAACCGTGAATGTAGTACTGGAAATAAACTCCAAGATGCTGGGAGATGTGGTGGTGATCGGCTACCAGGAAGTTTCCCGCCGTAAGAACACGGCCGCCATTGCCACCGTTAAAGGTGATGCGATTGCCAACCTCCCCGCGCCCAGTGTGGATATGATGCTGCAAGGCCGCGTATCCGGCGTGAACGTACAGAACTTTTCCGGCGAACCCGGGATCCGTAACTCCGTTGTAATACGTGGTAACTCATCCGTATTGCGTGGTTATGATGAAGCACGTGCATTAAGCGCACCGCTTTATGTGATAGACGGGATCCCTACCTCCGTTACAGAATTTGGCGGTATAGACGGTTCCGGAACAGGTACCAATGCTATTGCCGGCATCAACCCTAACGACATTGAATCAATTGATATCCTCAAAGATGCATCTGCTGCCGCTATTTACGGTTCCCGTGGCTCCAACGGTATCATCATCATCAAAACCCGTAAAGCAAAGACCGGCAAACCGGAATTCAATTTCAGCACCTATGTAGGTATCACACAAAGACCAAAGCTCATTGAAGTAGTAGGTGGTGCTGAAGAACGCCGTATGAAAATGGACGTGCTGAACCTCTATAACGGTTTTGCAGATAACCAAACGCTGCCGATGATGCTGACAGATAGTCTGAACCCTGATTTCAATAACGCAACAGACTGGCAAAGTTATTTCTACCAGACCGGCATGATCAATAACTATGATCTGTCTATGGCAGGCGCTACAGATGCCATCAACTACCGTCTCAGCCTTGGCCATTATAAGGAAGATGGCGTGATCAAAAATACCGGCTTCAAACGTTACTCCATCCTGGCCAGCATCAATGCAAAAGTTACTCCCTGGCTGAACAGCTCAAGCCGCTTCAGGGTAACCCGTACAGACCGCCCCCGCGCTATTAATGAACGTACCGGCAGTTTCTTTGCGTTTGATACCTATAGCTTACCTTCCTCCTTCTTTGCCTTAACGGAAAGTTCCCGGGAATACCTCCTGGGCAACAAAAACCGGCAGGATAAGAACATCAACAATAACCTCCAGTTCTCCAATGCCTTTAATGTAGACCTCGCAAAAGGCCTGCTCTTCAATACAACGGTGAACTATGAAAACAGGAGCTCCAACCGCGACTACTTCCAGCCTTCCGTAGTACGGAATAACGGTTACGGATATGCTTCTTCCTATTCAGACAAAGTGGAGATCGCATCCCTCTTTTCAACACTTGAATATTCCACCAAATTCGGCAATCACCATCTTAACCTGATCGGTGGCACCAATATGGAGTACACTAAATGGAACTGGAACTTCGGTAGTGCAGACCTCATTCCCAATGATAATGCATGGGCAGTGAACGTTGCCAACAAACAGTTCTCCAGCACTTCTTCTGCAACAGAAGAAACCGGTATGCAAAGTATCTTCCTCCGGTTGAACTACGACTTTAAAGACCGTTATTTATTGTCTGCCGTGATCAACAGGGACGCTTCCTCCAAATTCGGTAAAGACAACCGCTGGGGTACCTTCCCTTCCATTTCTTTAGGATGGATCATATCAGACGAACCTGGCCTTGAGAACTCCCTGGGCTTTATGAACTTCCTGAAACTCCGCGGTAGCTGGGGTATCACCGGTAACCAACCCGAAAGGAATTACCTGGGATACAATAACTACACCGTGAACCAGGCCGGCTTTGCAGACAATCGTGACGTAACTTCTTACAATGGTACCTCTGTGATCACGCCGAACTATTACTCCGGTATTGCGCAGAAAGACCTTTCCTGGGAAGAATCCAGGCAGGGTAACCTCGGTTTGGAAGCAGGTTTCTTTAAAGACAGGATACGCCTGATCGTAGACGTTTACAAACGTGAACTCACCAAAGGATTCTTTGACTTCCTGCTTCCCAATGCGAGTGGTTATACTTTAGCACAAACCAATGCTATCGGGTTGCGCAACTCCGGTGTGGAAGTAACCCTTAATACCCGTAACCTCAATCCCAAAAGCGCATTGCAGTGGAATACAGACATTACCTTCTCTTATAACCAGAACGTGATCACCGCACTGCCAAACGGCGGACGCAGTATCATCTTCAACTATAATACAGGGGTATACGGTTCAGACTACCTGCTTTCAGTTGGCCTTCCTGTGAACCAGTTCTATGTATTTCAATTCAAAGGCATTTATTCCCGTCCGGAAGATGTGCCTTATAACCTGCTTACCGGCCAGCCGATGAAAAACTTCGTAGGCTGGGACTACCATGCAGGCGACCCGATACTGGTAGACCAGGATGGTAACTTTGACCTCAAAGAACCCATGGACCAGATCATTGGCGGCGACCCCAATCCCAAGTTCTATGGAGGTATCCTCAACAACCTTACTTACAAAGGTTTCTCCCTTGGCGTTTTCCTCAGTTACACTTTAGGCAGGGATATCATGAACAGCTACGAGAACCGCCGTTTGGAATACCTGTTCGAAGCTACAGGTGATAATGGTGAACGTAACCTGGCCTCAAGAGCTATCATGGATATCAACAAACTGAACTTCTGGAAGAAGCCGGGAGACATTGCAACGCTACCGACCTTTTCACTGGTAGAGGGAACACGTTCTCCATACCGCTTCTTCGATAAAACCACCATGTATATTGAGAAAGGCGATTACCTCCGTATCAAATATATCACTGCGGGTTACAGCTTCAACCAACAGGTATTGAACAAACTGAAGATCAAACGCCTCCGCCTCTACGGTGTGGTAGATAATCTTTACACCTTCCAGAAAAGCACCATTCCCGATGCAGAAGGCGTAAACGCTTACGGTATTTACACCGGCGACGGATATCCTATCCCCAAGAAATTCACCATTGGTTTAGACTTTGGCTTCTGA
- a CDS encoding TlpA disulfide reductase family protein, which produces MKKIIVCLMTLAGCSSLVQAQSFTINGKVKDIPDRKVYLSHQEGKKDILDSVIMKNGSFTFKGKAPGAYFYFIRVDGIRRGFGFFAENKVMTITADSTFNDVQFSGSESQVQWKEWGKTWQSITQKAGPLYQQIDAAEKAKDTVARAAARKGFDDLGNELDSAVVNFIRKYPASPVSPFIIIDRYINYPAPEKVERTFAMLKPAAQQSAYGKEITETRRIAAKTGIGATPDFTLADTSGIPFKLSSLKGKYVLVDFWASWCGPCRKENPNVVTAYNKYHEKGFTIVGVTLDTKKDAWLAAIAKDGLTWAHVGDLQGWKSAIVEEYGIRAVPTNFLLDPSGKVIAKDLREEALQKKLETIFSK; this is translated from the coding sequence ATGAAAAAGATCATCGTCTGTTTAATGACCCTGGCAGGATGCAGCAGTTTAGTGCAAGCGCAATCCTTTACAATTAACGGGAAAGTGAAAGACATCCCTGACAGGAAAGTGTACCTCTCCCACCAGGAAGGCAAGAAGGACATCTTAGATTCCGTGATAATGAAGAACGGCAGCTTTACCTTTAAAGGTAAAGCACCCGGTGCTTATTTCTACTTTATCCGGGTGGACGGCATACGCAGGGGTTTTGGCTTCTTTGCAGAGAATAAGGTAATGACCATTACGGCAGACAGTACTTTTAATGATGTTCAGTTCAGTGGCAGTGAAAGCCAGGTACAATGGAAAGAATGGGGTAAAACCTGGCAGTCCATCACGCAAAAAGCAGGGCCGTTGTATCAGCAGATAGATGCTGCTGAAAAAGCAAAAGATACTGTAGCCCGCGCAGCAGCCCGTAAAGGGTTTGATGATCTGGGTAATGAGCTGGATTCCGCAGTAGTGAACTTCATCAGAAAATATCCTGCTTCCCCTGTTTCTCCCTTTATCATTATTGACCGTTACATCAATTATCCTGCACCGGAAAAAGTGGAACGCACTTTTGCTATGCTCAAACCTGCTGCACAGCAATCCGCTTATGGCAAGGAGATTACGGAAACCCGCAGGATCGCTGCCAAAACCGGTATCGGGGCAACACCTGATTTCACCCTGGCAGATACTTCAGGGATTCCTTTCAAACTCTCCAGCCTGAAAGGAAAGTATGTACTGGTAGATTTCTGGGCCAGCTGGTGCGGTCCCTGCAGGAAAGAAAATCCGAATGTGGTAACTGCATATAATAAGTACCATGAAAAAGGGTTCACTATTGTAGGTGTTACGCTGGATACCAAGAAAGATGCATGGCTGGCGGCTATTGCCAAAGATGGTCTTACCTGGGCGCATGTTGGTGATCTGCAAGGCTGGAAAAGTGCTATTGTAGAGGAATACGGGATCAGGGCCGTGCCCACTAACTTCCTACTGGACCCTTCCGGTAAAGTGATTGCGAAAGATCTCCGGGAAGAAGCGTTACAGAAAAAGCTTGAAACTATCTTTTCAAAATAG
- a CDS encoding PKD-like family lipoprotein: MKANLTIISILAVLFSSCYKDKGNYTYAELNKLQITDTYGAVNVPITFGDTLKINPKITQTTSPNEENLTFEWMVFDNSPASNYNLPKTVIATTRNLAVKITEPPFSLGQNYRLTYKVTDKRTGVSSFLFYNLTIINKYAQGWMFLEDKAGVGDFSMILPNGSVERNVYSSLNAANPMGKPVKLEITPFQITDDLSPSSKKIYLLTETDGMELSYQTMLKKFNYGYLFYAAPSIVKPARHTWASSSTGTSLSGSLGVAINDGKLHTNLVGGFPGSKKWGASLLTPAGNQNYTLAPFVAGGTTYTVTVYDALNKRFYSAGGTVLNAFPGAASSVFDMNNVGMDLLYMDSANVVREYNCVFKDETNTPWLLKFKTVATTAAPVITLLKTQMSAPDIVNLTAAASSTLTPHIYYGVGNKMYKYETTSNITVPQFTFPAGETIIKMKFNRVPGGTSQLVAVTWTGTESKVYFFDVSTVGDFTTYTNVYSGFARIVDLGYKVP, encoded by the coding sequence ATGAAAGCTAATCTAACCATCATAAGCATACTGGCCGTGTTGTTCAGCAGTTGTTATAAGGACAAAGGCAACTATACCTATGCAGAACTGAACAAACTGCAAATAACGGACACCTATGGCGCTGTTAATGTGCCCATCACTTTCGGGGACACGCTGAAAATAAATCCGAAGATCACACAAACCACCTCGCCAAATGAAGAGAACCTTACATTTGAATGGATGGTGTTTGATAATTCTCCGGCCAGCAATTACAACTTACCTAAAACAGTGATCGCTACCACCCGCAACCTTGCGGTAAAGATCACGGAGCCGCCGTTCTCTTTAGGCCAGAACTACCGCCTTACCTATAAGGTAACAGATAAACGTACCGGCGTAAGTTCTTTCCTCTTTTACAATCTTACTATTATCAACAAGTATGCACAGGGATGGATGTTCCTGGAAGATAAAGCAGGCGTAGGCGATTTCTCTATGATCCTGCCCAACGGTTCTGTAGAAAGGAATGTGTATTCCTCGCTGAACGCAGCAAACCCAATGGGCAAACCCGTGAAGCTGGAGATCACACCTTTCCAGATCACGGACGACCTCTCTCCTTCTTCCAAAAAGATCTACCTGCTCACAGAAACAGATGGTATGGAACTGAGTTATCAAACCATGTTGAAAAAGTTCAACTATGGTTACCTGTTCTATGCAGCACCATCCATCGTAAAACCTGCCCGTCATACCTGGGCCAGCAGCAGCACCGGTACCAGTTTATCCGGTTCATTAGGTGTGGCAATAAATGATGGCAAGCTGCATACCAACCTCGTAGGTGGTTTCCCGGGTTCAAAGAAATGGGGAGCATCCCTGCTCACACCTGCCGGTAATCAGAATTATACCCTGGCGCCTTTTGTAGCCGGTGGTACTACTTACACGGTTACGGTATATGATGCGCTGAACAAACGTTTCTACAGTGCAGGAGGTACCGTGCTGAATGCATTCCCCGGAGCCGCCAGTTCAGTATTTGACATGAACAATGTTGGCATGGACCTGTTATACATGGATTCTGCCAACGTAGTGCGCGAATACAACTGCGTGTTCAAAGATGAAACCAATACGCCCTGGCTGCTGAAGTTCAAAACAGTGGCTACAACCGCAGCGCCAGTTATTACCCTGCTTAAAACACAGATGAGTGCGCCCGATATTGTGAACTTGACGGCTGCCGCATCTTCTACCCTCACACCACATATCTATTACGGCGTAGGCAATAAGATGTACAAGTACGAAACCACTTCCAATATCACTGTTCCGCAATTCACTTTCCCTGCCGGCGAAACAATTATCAAAATGAAGTTTAACCGCGTACCGGGTGGTACCTCTCAACTGGTAGCTGTTACCTGGACGGGCACAGAAAGTAAAGTGTACTTCTTCGATGTTTCCACCGTAGGAGATTTTACTACTTACACCAATGTTTACAGTGGCTTTGCAAGGATCGTAGACCTTGGATATAAAGTACCATAA